A window of Infirmifilum lucidum contains these coding sequences:
- a CDS encoding 50S ribosomal protein L3, whose translation MAKGHKPRRGSRAYYPRKRARSIVARVRRWPKIDKVMPLGFAGYKVGMVHVVGIEMNKNSPFYGQERVYPATVLEVPPLRVVGVRVYASSFYGLKAIGEVWAPKLPEELQRVFTVPGKENYFEEQKRKIEEIRGKVKEVRLIVATQPRVTGLGKKKPEVFEIAVGGPPSEALNFALERLGKEIDITEVFKEGDYTDVIAVTKGKGFQGVIKRFGVKEMPRWHKHRKGHRRIGSVGPQGPAIMFYTPFPGQTGFHQRTEYNKRVLKIGDISSENINPPGGWPHYGLIRTKFILIEGSVPGAIKRLVKLRIPIRLHRAVEAPKVVYVSTQPWPQAVG comes from the coding sequence ATGGCTAAAGGTCATAAGCCTCGTAGAGGGTCACGCGCATACTACCCAAGGAAAAGAGCCCGTAGCATCGTGGCCAGGGTTCGCCGCTGGCCCAAAATTGATAAAGTCATGCCCCTAGGCTTTGCAGGCTATAAAGTCGGGATGGTTCACGTAGTAGGTATCGAGATGAATAAGAACAGCCCGTTCTACGGACAGGAGAGAGTATACCCCGCAACCGTCTTGGAGGTTCCTCCATTGCGAGTAGTAGGCGTCAGAGTATATGCTTCGAGTTTTTACGGCTTGAAGGCTATAGGTGAAGTATGGGCTCCGAAGCTCCCCGAGGAGCTACAGAGAGTTTTTACCGTCCCAGGGAAGGAAAACTACTTCGAAGAGCAGAAGAGGAAGATAGAGGAAATCCGGGGTAAAGTTAAGGAAGTGCGGTTGATTGTCGCTACCCAGCCTCGTGTTACTGGTCTCGGAAAGAAGAAGCCTGAGGTCTTCGAAATAGCTGTTGGCGGGCCGCCGTCTGAAGCGCTTAATTTCGCGCTTGAGCGCTTGGGTAAAGAGATAGACATCACGGAAGTGTTCAAAGAAGGCGACTACACTGATGTAATAGCCGTGACCAAGGGTAAAGGGTTCCAGGGTGTAATAAAGAGGTTCGGCGTAAAAGAAATGCCTCGCTGGCACAAGCACCGCAAGGGTCACAGGAGGATAGGGAGCGTGGGTCCCCAAGGCCCAGCAATAATGTTCTATACACCCTTCCCCGGCCAAACAGGCTTCCACCAGAGAACAGAGTATAATAAGCGCGTTCTCAAGATAGGCGACATAAGCTCTGAGAACATTAACCCGCCGGGTGGCTGGCCACACTACGGCCTGATCAGGACAAAATTTATACTAATTGAGGGAAGCGTCCCAGGTGCTATAAAGAGGCTCGTGAAACTCAGAATACCCATAAGACTGCACAGGGCAGTTGAGGCGCCAAAAGTAGTATACGTAAGTACCCAGCCGTGGCCCCAAGCTGTAGGGTGA
- the rpl4p gene encoding 50S ribosomal protein L4, which yields MSSTELVLREVPVYGLDGNEASKAQLPSFFYSPVRVDLIRRAFLAIFTSKLQPKGTDPLAGLRTTAESLGVGHGIARVARIKGGMRAARVPQAVKGRRVHPPKVEKKLKENINKKEKKLALASALAATAIRELVVRRGHVVPEKQLPIVVVDEIEKVNKASQLREIFKKLGVWGDVERAAERVRVRAGKGKMRGRKYKKPKSVLIVASNSRELSKAARNMPGVEVVSARNLTVSHLAPGGVPGRLTIYTLEALRILEERLKDVEVRY from the coding sequence ATGAGTAGCACCGAACTCGTCTTGAGGGAAGTTCCCGTCTACGGCCTGGATGGAAACGAGGCGAGCAAAGCGCAGTTACCGAGCTTCTTCTACAGCCCAGTACGCGTTGACCTGATCAGGCGCGCTTTCCTAGCAATCTTTACCTCGAAACTACAGCCTAAGGGGACGGATCCCCTAGCCGGCTTGAGAACTACTGCCGAAAGCCTTGGCGTTGGCCATGGAATTGCTCGCGTTGCCAGAATAAAGGGTGGGATGAGGGCAGCCAGAGTACCCCAGGCGGTCAAAGGCAGGCGTGTCCACCCGCCTAAAGTTGAGAAGAAACTGAAGGAGAACATTAACAAGAAGGAGAAGAAGCTCGCACTTGCATCGGCTCTAGCGGCAACTGCAATAAGGGAGCTCGTGGTGCGCCGAGGCCACGTAGTCCCGGAGAAGCAGTTGCCCATAGTTGTCGTCGACGAGATAGAGAAAGTAAACAAGGCGTCTCAGCTACGCGAGATCTTCAAGAAGCTTGGAGTATGGGGTGACGTAGAACGCGCAGCAGAGAGAGTCAGAGTTAGGGCAGGCAAAGGCAAAATGCGTGGCCGCAAGTACAAGAAGCCTAAAAGTGTTTTAATCGTTGCGAGCAATTCTAGGGAGTTGTCCAAGGCTGCTAGGAACATGCCAGGCGTTGAGGTCGTGAGCGCCCGAAACCTCACTGTATCGCACCTAGCCCCTGGCGGCGTGCCAGGGCGGCTTACCATTTATACCCTGGAGGCTCTAAGGATTCTAGAAGAGAGGCTTAAAGACGTAGAGGTGAGATATTAA
- a CDS encoding 50S ribosomal protein L23 encodes MGVPTSVIIRPHLTEKTLRLIEEANTLTFIVDRRATKKQIKEEVERMFNVKVEKVRTLNTTDGNKKAYVRLAKEYSASDIATRMGVV; translated from the coding sequence ATGGGCGTGCCTACAAGCGTTATTATTAGACCTCATTTAACCGAGAAGACTTTACGGCTAATAGAAGAGGCGAACACTCTAACCTTTATTGTCGATAGGCGTGCCACGAAGAAGCAGATAAAGGAGGAGGTTGAGAGGATGTTCAACGTAAAAGTCGAGAAAGTTAGAACGCTAAACACTACTGACGGTAACAAAAAAGCTTATGTGCGGCTAGCAAAGGAGTATTCAGCCTCAGACATTGCAACACGCATGGGTGTGGTCTAA